In one Deltaproteobacteria bacterium PRO3 genomic region, the following are encoded:
- a CDS encoding SPOR domain-containing protein → MEEKYPIKFSLSQFILLLGVEVVVLSLVFLLGARFGKTIFPEPAQPLAAQQRAFQDLAPPAPRAAKAPPQHDKLVDTEEGAEGAVPGEGEEANPDIPTYHVGADGSTRPAPRQEPTQENLAVNKSLIATNVDKNTMVRFKSSGNSKFSIQVAQFFDELLASREITKLKSKGYEAYLVIDQRGSTPSFDVRVGSFGDRKLAEDFAAKMSNQENVELRVVQAE, encoded by the coding sequence ATGGAAGAAAAATACCCGATCAAATTTTCCTTGAGCCAGTTCATCCTCCTGCTGGGGGTCGAGGTGGTGGTGCTGTCGCTGGTCTTTCTGCTGGGGGCCCGCTTCGGCAAGACGATCTTCCCCGAGCCCGCCCAGCCCTTGGCGGCTCAGCAGCGAGCCTTCCAAGATCTGGCGCCCCCCGCGCCCAGGGCGGCCAAGGCGCCGCCGCAGCACGACAAGCTGGTCGACACGGAGGAAGGCGCCGAAGGGGCGGTTCCCGGGGAAGGGGAAGAGGCGAATCCAGACATTCCGACCTACCACGTGGGTGCCGACGGCTCCACCCGGCCCGCGCCGCGGCAGGAACCCACGCAGGAAAACCTCGCCGTCAACAAGAGCCTGATCGCCACCAACGTCGACAAGAACACGATGGTGCGATTCAAGTCGAGCGGCAACAGCAAGTTCTCGATCCAGGTCGCGCAGTTCTTCGACGAGCTGCTCGCCTCCCGCGAGATCACCAAGCTCAAGTCAAAGGGCTACGAGGCCTACCTAGTCATCGACCAACGCGGTTCCACGCCTTCCTTCGACGTCCGCGTCGGCAGCTTCGGCGACCGCAAGCTGGCCGAGGACTTCGCGGCGAAGATGAGCAATCAGGAAAACGTCGAGCTGCGCGTGGTGCAGGCGGAGTAG